One region of Mesomycoplasma ovipneumoniae genomic DNA includes:
- a CDS encoding glycosyl hydrolase family 65 protein — protein MKTNQFLAYDNLKKLVIQNGFDRRFTGKTESIFALTNGYLGLRSSDEEPDYYNKPGFFVSGVFNKDVEHEVPEICNLADSITTPIFINEQPLILDSEDQYQKVFDIKNGSLSRFVRLTRQKNTIKIDTFRFVSHQNLNFYAQKIDVEILEVSPENEYVQIEFRPQINAQNTNTGTQHFAEGEKFRPFENALQLKQRSTSSNLLVIHNLVCHFEVNGQRIKPGDDNFQVDASRRLILFRIKGKFKKGTKISLIKLMSVHTSIDDSENLIEDLELEKQANLTLKTLLNADFHESFLESSQALDKNLWQKFLVKIDSNSQFDQLGLDFGLYHLNGLFRKNSTEINAGAKGLTGEGYQGHTYWDSEFFINPNYLFVEPNVVRNLLIYRYKGLEAARKKAASVKLRPQESNLEGAQFPWEMALPKDGEVCPIWGQVDIISGKQVPIASARQEIHVSADIAYAIQQYFVVTLDQDFMEKYGYEIIFDTAWFYTNRAEKNINGKFEINDVMGPNEYKGNINNSAYINAMAKYNLDLALFYFEKIKNTPVFAEVLRKIPYKIDFEKIKNVAQNLVQQKQNSELIIAENDSFLELERNDISEFKMLGDAGKKLFSLVKGQKILASQLVKQADVVLLLYLFPECYSEEVRAKNFDFYEEITTHDSSLSAATYAIEAIRLNKIDKAYQLFKYGINIDLGQNMKSSDAGIHAGSLAAIWQMVVFGFGGLTYFDHKIHLKPNLPKQWNSLIYNFSFQGANLQVRIDHSTFRVENFNKKPVKIWINNQEELIESVHFFAINHEN, from the coding sequence ATGAAAACTAATCAATTTTTAGCGTATGATAATTTAAAAAAACTAGTTATTCAAAATGGCTTTGACCGAAGATTTACAGGAAAAACTGAATCAATTTTTGCCTTAACAAATGGATATTTAGGTCTGAGAAGCAGTGATGAAGAACCTGATTATTATAATAAACCAGGATTTTTTGTAAGTGGAGTTTTTAACAAAGATGTTGAACATGAAGTTCCGGAAATTTGTAATTTAGCTGACTCAATTACAACCCCAATTTTTATAAATGAACAACCCTTAATTCTTGATTCTGAGGACCAATATCAAAAAGTTTTTGATATAAAAAATGGATCACTATCGCGCTTTGTTAGACTTACTCGCCAAAAAAACACTATAAAAATCGACACTTTTCGTTTTGTCTCACATCAGAACCTCAATTTTTATGCCCAAAAAATTGATGTTGAAATTCTTGAAGTTAGTCCTGAAAATGAATATGTTCAAATTGAATTTCGCCCGCAAATTAATGCCCAAAACACAAACACAGGAACTCAACATTTTGCCGAAGGTGAAAAATTTCGCCCTTTTGAAAACGCTCTGCAGTTAAAACAACGTTCAACTAGCTCAAATTTGTTAGTTATTCACAATTTAGTTTGCCACTTTGAAGTCAATGGTCAAAGAATAAAACCTGGAGATGACAATTTTCAAGTTGATGCCTCAAGACGACTAATACTGTTTCGAATCAAAGGAAAATTCAAAAAAGGAACAAAAATAAGTCTGATAAAATTAATGTCAGTTCATACTTCCATTGATGATTCAGAAAATTTAATTGAAGATTTAGAGCTTGAAAAACAAGCAAATTTAACACTAAAAACTTTACTAAACGCCGATTTTCATGAGTCTTTTTTAGAATCAAGCCAAGCCTTAGACAAAAATTTATGACAAAAATTTCTTGTCAAAATTGACTCAAATTCCCAATTTGACCAGCTTGGACTTGATTTTGGACTTTATCATCTAAATGGACTTTTTCGCAAAAATTCGACCGAAATTAACGCAGGAGCCAAAGGTTTAACTGGCGAAGGATATCAAGGTCATACTTATTGAGATTCAGAATTTTTTATTAATCCTAATTATCTTTTTGTTGAACCTAATGTTGTCAGAAATTTATTAATTTATCGTTATAAAGGCTTAGAGGCTGCCCGAAAAAAAGCTGCTTCTGTTAAACTTAGACCTCAAGAATCTAACCTTGAAGGAGCCCAATTTCCCTGAGAGATGGCCCTGCCTAAAGATGGTGAGGTTTGTCCAATTTGAGGTCAAGTTGATATAATTTCTGGAAAACAAGTCCCAATTGCCTCTGCCCGTCAAGAAATACATGTCTCAGCTGATATTGCATATGCAATTCAACAATATTTTGTTGTTACTTTGGATCAAGATTTCATGGAAAAATACGGCTATGAAATAATTTTTGATACTGCTTGATTTTACACTAATCGGGCTGAGAAAAACATTAACGGAAAATTTGAAATTAATGATGTAATGGGTCCAAATGAATACAAAGGAAATATTAACAATTCAGCCTATATTAACGCAATGGCAAAATATAACCTTGATTTAGCACTTTTTTATTTTGAAAAAATAAAAAATACTCCAGTATTTGCTGAGGTTCTTAGAAAAATTCCTTATAAAATTGATTTTGAAAAAATCAAAAATGTTGCTCAAAATTTAGTCCAACAAAAGCAAAATTCAGAGCTAATTATCGCCGAAAATGACAGCTTTTTAGAGCTAGAACGAAACGATATTAGCGAATTTAAAATGCTTGGTGATGCAGGAAAAAAACTTTTTTCACTTGTAAAAGGACAAAAAATTCTTGCATCCCAACTAGTTAAACAAGCTGATGTTGTTTTACTTTTATACCTTTTTCCTGAGTGCTATTCTGAAGAAGTTAGAGCAAAAAACTTTGATTTTTATGAGGAAATTACAACACATGACTCTTCACTTTCGGCGGCAACTTATGCAATTGAAGCAATAAGACTTAACAAAATTGACAAAGCTTATCAACTTTTTAAATACGGAATTAACATTGATTTAGGCCAAAACATGAAAAGTTCTGATGCTGGAATTCATGCCGGATCGCTTGCTGCAATTTGGCAAATGGTTGTTTTTGGCTTTGGTGGTCTAACTTATTTTGACCATAAAATTCATTTAAAACCTAATTTACCAAAACAGTGAAATTCATTAATTTATAACTTTAGTTTTCAAGGTGCAAATTTACAAGTAAGAATTGATCACTCAACTTTTAGGGTTGAAAATTTTAATAAAAAAC
- a CDS encoding alpha-amylase family glycosyl hydrolase, translated as MKTNLKDKVVYQIFVRSFYDANNDGNGDILGIYNKLEYLSDLGIDAIWLTPFYETNFVDAGYDVLDYKSIWSKFGSLNDFAKLTKKARELNIDIIIDVVLNHVSSQHSWFQKAIEWPENKEHNYFIWREKLSPEEQKAISIFGGSAWEWQPDVQKYYFHLFSTDQVDLNWAHPDTQAAFVDIINFWYDLGVRGFRLDAIKHVAKNFENVEQNPYFSWCKGAQEYLEKFNELAFKNKPDAYTFGEASGITVEELIKYGAGKSPLANNFFNFSWWWIGWSNKTGRNGFNANWDYQDFINAQIPFQHNDEISPSLMSNFLSNHDTSRAISRWGDYPFFWKESAKSLALLLFSMRGIPIIYYGEEIGMTNSYFENRQDFVDIDMKNAFASLVDREKIYSESEMLIYANINSRDSGRGPLRWNLDKNNGFSSQKAWINTSLDDPRMNVESQTLDKNSILNFYKKLIFLYKNDLKDLLVDAKAKLEITKDGICKISREFKGEKLIFYLNLTKKELPFAEKIQQKPLLSSYQDLKKPEDFLRPFESILIKE; from the coding sequence ATGAAAACAAATTTAAAAGATAAAGTAGTATACCAAATTTTTGTCAGATCATTTTATGATGCAAATAATGACGGAAATGGCGATATTCTTGGAATTTACAATAAACTTGAATATCTTAGTGATTTAGGAATTGACGCAATTTGATTAACCCCATTTTATGAGACTAATTTTGTTGATGCCGGTTATGATGTTCTTGATTATAAGTCAATTTGGTCTAAATTTGGTAGTCTTAATGACTTTGCTAAACTGACAAAAAAAGCCCGTGAGTTAAATATAGATATAATAATTGATGTGGTTTTAAATCATGTCTCAAGTCAGCATTCCTGGTTTCAAAAGGCAATTGAATGGCCTGAAAACAAAGAGCATAATTATTTTATTTGAAGAGAAAAATTAAGCCCTGAAGAACAAAAAGCAATTTCAATTTTTGGCGGTTCAGCCTGAGAATGACAGCCAGACGTTCAAAAATATTATTTTCACCTTTTTAGCACTGACCAAGTTGATTTAAATTGAGCCCACCCAGATACACAAGCCGCTTTTGTTGACATTATTAATTTTTGGTATGACCTTGGAGTTCGCGGTTTTCGTCTTGATGCGATCAAACATGTTGCTAAAAATTTTGAAAATGTTGAACAAAATCCGTATTTTTCCTGATGCAAAGGTGCCCAAGAATATCTTGAAAAATTTAACGAACTTGCCTTTAAAAATAAGCCCGATGCCTACACTTTTGGCGAAGCTAGCGGAATAACTGTTGAAGAATTAATAAAATACGGGGCTGGAAAATCACCTTTGGCTAACAATTTTTTTAACTTTTCATGATGATGAATCGGCTGGTCAAACAAAACTGGAAGAAACGGATTTAATGCAAATTGAGACTATCAAGATTTTATTAACGCCCAAATCCCTTTTCAACACAATGATGAAATTAGTCCGAGTTTAATGAGCAATTTTCTTTCAAATCATGATACTTCCAGGGCAATTTCTCGTTGAGGAGACTATCCATTTTTTTGAAAAGAATCAGCAAAATCACTAGCTCTTTTACTTTTTTCAATGCGTGGAATTCCGATAATTTACTACGGTGAAGAAATTGGAATGACAAATTCTTACTTTGAAAATAGACAAGATTTTGTTGACATTGATATGAAAAATGCTTTTGCTTCACTTGTTGACAGAGAAAAAATTTATTCTGAATCAGAAATGTTAATTTATGCAAATATTAACAGTCGCGATTCAGGAAGAGGTCCTTTGCGCTGAAATTTAGATAAAAACAACGGATTTTCAAGCCAAAAAGCCTGAATTAACACAAGCCTTGATGACCCGCGAATGAATGTTGAGAGTCAAACTTTAGACAAAAATTCAATTTTAAATTTTTATAAAAAATTAATTTTTCTTTATAAAAATGACTTAAAAGATTTGCTTGTTGATGCAAAAGCAAAATTAGAAATAACTAAAGACGGAATTTGTAAAATTAGCCGTGAATTTAAAGGTGAAAAATTAATTTTTTACTTAAATTTAACAAAAAAAGAATTACCTTTTGCCGAAAAAATTCAGCAAAAACCGCTGCTTTCTTCATATCAAGATCTCAAAAAACCTGAGGATTTTTTACGCCCATTTGAGTCAATTTTAATTAAGGAATAA
- a CDS encoding alpha-amylase family glycosyl hydrolase: MLFDYEKSLIRKHSRGKIYLGPLGLFLKDEKFHFYFWSPDAISVQFLIYKHFEDSTPFKTIKMKKTKGAWFCKISKNFESYSYNLKVEHPNSTATFALDPYAFSLAPFDWTKNETPKAFLIDIFSEKAGQMPSDINLFEADPKIDAQIYELHVRDFSSLSKKVQYPGTFIGAIDNGIFSYLNKLNLNFLQLLPLHSCYTFAQKNVPILHQGDGKGHYSVYNWGYDPIGFFSLNSSYSTNPQDPYAKIVEFRNFVDQAHKNNIGIILDVVYNHTFENSVFDNVAPGHFYRENAEIFPVGFAPLDSQKPMAFRLILDSLIFFVKYYKVDGFRFDLASFLDKKSLQIIDTELRKINPNILLYGEAWDFSDLPFSKRLTKGKEGNNFNFGYFNDTIRNAVRGSDEPTDKGLILSKNAVKFGAYVSSIPGNIADYDFKDFYHSKKRYDLFANEISLNLSYLTCHDGPTLADKILSSSPKITKKQFIETYRQALMLVSFVQGKVLFSSGSEFCFSKVCDFSGATYQACHPNLNQKNPPFEFLNADFFDFNSYKTTDFTNGLKFDILKIKQIEEQIFNFFAKINEFRQKTKFFRLKSNQQIKDCLNFETVDKNKGLIIYQIDLEGQSVKIIHNFSNNQYEYNFDDFEILFNSKLNNINNLIQPHQSILLTKRINFY; encoded by the coding sequence ATGCTTTTTGACTATGAAAAAAGTCTAATTCGCAAACATTCGCGCGGAAAAATATACCTAGGACCGCTTGGCTTGTTTTTGAAAGATGAAAAGTTTCATTTTTATTTTTGATCTCCTGATGCAATTTCAGTTCAATTTTTAATTTATAAACACTTTGAAGATTCAACCCCTTTTAAAACAATAAAAATGAAAAAAACAAAAGGAGCCTGGTTTTGCAAAATTAGCAAAAATTTTGAATCATATTCATATAATTTGAAGGTTGAACACCCTAATTCGACAGCAACTTTCGCCCTTGATCCATATGCATTCAGCCTTGCTCCTTTTGATTGAACTAAAAATGAAACTCCTAAAGCCTTTTTAATTGATATTTTTTCAGAAAAAGCTGGCCAAATGCCTTCAGATATTAACTTATTTGAAGCTGATCCCAAAATTGATGCCCAGATTTACGAGCTCCATGTTCGTGATTTTAGTTCGCTTTCAAAAAAAGTCCAATATCCTGGAACTTTTATTGGAGCAATTGATAATGGTATTTTTTCTTATTTAAATAAGCTGAATTTAAACTTTTTACAATTACTTCCACTCCATTCTTGCTATACTTTTGCCCAAAAAAATGTTCCTATTCTCCACCAAGGCGACGGAAAAGGTCATTATAGTGTTTATAATTGGGGTTATGACCCAATTGGTTTTTTTTCACTTAATTCCAGTTATTCAACAAATCCACAAGACCCTTATGCAAAAATTGTTGAATTCCGTAATTTTGTTGATCAAGCTCACAAAAACAACATTGGAATAATTCTTGATGTTGTTTATAATCACACTTTTGAAAATTCAGTTTTTGACAATGTTGCCCCAGGTCATTTTTATCGTGAAAATGCTGAAATTTTTCCAGTTGGTTTTGCGCCCTTAGACTCCCAAAAACCGATGGCTTTTAGGCTAATTTTAGACTCACTCATTTTTTTTGTTAAATATTATAAAGTTGATGGATTTCGCTTTGACTTAGCTTCATTTTTAGATAAAAAATCACTTCAAATTATCGATACAGAGCTAAGAAAAATTAATCCTAACATTTTATTATACGGAGAAGCTTGGGATTTTAGTGATTTACCTTTTTCTAAAAGACTAACAAAAGGAAAAGAAGGCAATAATTTTAATTTTGGATATTTTAATGACACAATTCGAAACGCAGTTCGTGGCAGTGATGAACCAACAGATAAAGGTCTTATTTTATCAAAAAATGCTGTAAAATTCGGCGCTTATGTGTCTTCAATTCCAGGAAATATTGCTGATTATGATTTTAAAGATTTTTACCATTCTAAAAAACGCTATGATCTTTTTGCTAATGAAATTAGTCTAAATTTGTCATATTTAACTTGTCATGATGGGCCGACTTTGGCAGATAAAATTTTGTCATCATCTCCAAAAATCACAAAAAAACAATTTATTGAAACTTACCGACAAGCCTTGATGTTAGTTTCTTTTGTCCAAGGAAAAGTGCTTTTTAGTTCCGGAAGTGAGTTTTGCTTTTCAAAAGTTTGTGATTTTTCTGGAGCAACTTATCAAGCTTGCCATCCAAATTTAAATCAAAAAAATCCACCTTTTGAGTTTTTAAATGCTGATTTTTTTGATTTTAATTCTTATAAGACAACAGATTTTACTAACGGTTTAAAATTTGATATTTTAAAAATTAAGCAAATTGAAGAACAAATTTTTAATTTTTTTGCCAAAATTAATGAATTTCGGCAAAAAACCAAGTTTTTTAGACTAAAATCTAATCAGCAAATTAAAGATTGTCTAAATTTTGAAACTGTTGACAAAAACAAAGGATTAATTATTTATCAAATTGACTTAGAAGGTCAGAGTGTTAAAATTATTCACAATTTTTCAAATAATCAGTATGAGTATAATTTTGATGACTTTGAGATACTTTTTAATTCAAAATTGAATAATATTAACAATTTAATTCAACCTCATCAGTCTATTTTGCTAACAAAAAGGATTAATTTTTACTAA
- a CDS encoding ABC transporter permease subunit, with protein sequence MHKLQLYNYYGKKFDTIIDIEAKTLKSYYHSAKITHSRFLDKIKIQENIEKELFLRARQTIRDNLKRELHSQKIAFKNELKVLKDAYIKLNFAVSVEKLLSFEIKKIEKELKNLRNWFKDFSKSLNQTEDSPQVKVELFEKTKKSTLESEVDLIKKHFIFQVCLNYVRKYQDFDFDLNKISQFLDEDGKKFLAQSKLKSDFFVNFYQKIKQKQDELLKKSALAKKNYTETKQLQTDLYKKRKSNLELKAKQKIISLEYSYKNAIDFLKQQANQQNAAQKELINEKKQEIITFESQNINKLNQFKHEINSQINKISAQKQKYLAFSLSQTKINFLDQAIKLFYNIQKNQNFEIPDLDISLENHSQILKDKLDFFHKLKDKNQQLFDLIKSHYFGFYGSFLIKKLAKSSLKWQILLQKAKYLKQYSYKGHYLQDLGWATREKTIEDFKTRIKFINEKILAKYELKVLKSSPDFKTQQEEIKTKISQIKQNYLESVAKNKKRLQQNEIAKTAFKNLQKQAKIAKTDQKRTLFLSSKITKFKQILKTNNYRYFNELKVNKKIYESKANEALKSYPVETIKNVRFISFFLNLIFPGLAELFVFRQFIKGSLLSIVSLICYTLIIPFSFGAYWSKMGGIPGFADLGANLHSPRDGIFTDARFYLFGGVLSVILMAFVLIYFIIGAISAWRIAKAMEAGVVPGKWLYSKQWIQTTGFPWMISLIGHALMIFIVAAPIITSVLISFTDYGYNHAAPGQTVNWVGLKQWGKWWDYRQLGLFQSLASVLGWTAIWTVLSTLFPIGLGILIAILTNSSRIKGKKIFRLIFILPWAVPAFVSLSFIRSMFAADSKGYINLILINLGLIKDGISWLNQIGTARVLLIVVQTWISYAFIFMLVTGNLQAISGEIYEAGAVDGASKSQIFWKLTLPQLLLGIAPMLIGQFVGAFNNFTTISIFTGGGPAYANASPFGEASTDIIISWVFKLTTQGIKIDGHQAFAAALSTLAALISISFALRGFIKSMQRR encoded by the coding sequence ATGCATAAATTACAACTCTATAATTATTATGGCAAGAAATTTGACACGATTATTGATATTGAGGCTAAAACACTAAAATCTTATTATCATAGTGCAAAAATTACTCACTCAAGATTTTTAGATAAGATCAAAATTCAAGAAAACATTGAAAAAGAGCTATTTTTACGGGCCCGACAAACAATTCGCGATAATCTAAAGCGCGAATTACATAGTCAAAAAATTGCTTTTAAAAATGAACTTAAAGTTCTCAAAGACGCTTATATTAAACTTAATTTTGCCGTTTCAGTTGAAAAATTGCTCAGTTTTGAAATTAAAAAAATTGAAAAAGAACTTAAAAATCTTCGCAATTGATTTAAAGATTTTTCAAAATCACTCAACCAAACAGAAGATAGTCCTCAGGTTAAAGTTGAATTATTTGAAAAAACAAAAAAATCAACCTTAGAATCTGAAGTTGACTTAATAAAAAAGCACTTCATTTTTCAAGTCTGTCTAAATTATGTTAGAAAATACCAAGATTTTGACTTTGATCTAAACAAAATTAGCCAATTTCTTGATGAAGACGGAAAAAAATTCCTAGCCCAATCAAAACTAAAAAGCGATTTTTTTGTCAATTTTTATCAAAAAATCAAACAAAAACAAGACGAACTGTTAAAAAAATCAGCTTTGGCTAAAAAAAATTACACTGAAACCAAACAATTACAAACTGACTTATATAAAAAAAGAAAGTCAAATTTAGAACTCAAAGCAAAACAAAAAATAATTTCTTTGGAATATAGTTATAAAAATGCAATTGATTTCCTAAAACAACAAGCAAATCAACAAAATGCGGCCCAAAAAGAATTAATTAACGAAAAAAAGCAGGAAATTATCACTTTTGAGTCACAAAATATTAACAAGCTAAATCAATTTAAGCACGAAATTAATTCACAAATTAACAAAATTAGTGCTCAAAAACAAAAATATCTTGCCTTTAGTTTGTCGCAGACAAAAATAAATTTCCTTGATCAGGCGATTAAATTATTTTACAACATTCAAAAAAATCAAAATTTTGAAATTCCAGATTTAGATATTTCCCTAGAAAATCACAGTCAAATTTTAAAAGATAAACTAGATTTTTTCCATAAGTTAAAAGATAAAAATCAACAACTTTTTGATTTAATTAAAAGTCACTATTTTGGTTTTTATGGTAGCTTTTTAATAAAAAAATTGGCAAAATCAAGTCTAAAATGGCAAATTTTGCTCCAAAAAGCTAAATATTTAAAACAATATTCATACAAAGGCCATTATCTTCAGGATCTCGGTTGGGCAACTAGAGAAAAAACAATCGAAGACTTTAAGACACGGATAAAATTTATAAATGAAAAAATTCTTGCAAAATACGAGCTAAAAGTTTTAAAATCAAGTCCAGATTTTAAAACCCAACAAGAAGAAATTAAAACAAAAATTAGCCAAATCAAGCAAAATTATCTTGAGAGTGTTGCAAAAAACAAAAAGCGACTTCAGCAAAACGAAATTGCCAAAACAGCGTTTAAAAATTTGCAAAAACAAGCCAAAATTGCAAAAACTGACCAAAAAAGAACGCTGTTTTTGAGCTCAAAAATAACAAAATTCAAACAAATTCTCAAAACAAATAATTACCGTTATTTTAATGAGTTAAAAGTTAACAAAAAAATTTATGAATCAAAAGCAAACGAAGCACTAAAGTCTTATCCTGTTGAGACAATAAAAAACGTCCGTTTTATTAGCTTTTTTTTGAATTTAATCTTCCCGGGACTTGCTGAATTATTTGTATTTCGTCAGTTTATCAAAGGATCTTTACTTTCAATTGTTAGCCTAATTTGTTATACTTTAATAATTCCCTTTTCATTTGGAGCTTACTGGTCAAAAATGGGCGGAATTCCGGGCTTTGCTGACTTAGGAGCAAATTTACACTCGCCTCGGGATGGTATTTTTACTGATGCTCGTTTTTACCTTTTTGGTGGCGTCTTATCGGTAATTTTAATGGCTTTTGTGCTAATTTACTTTATAATTGGGGCAATTTCAGCCTGAAGAATTGCAAAAGCAATGGAAGCTGGAGTTGTTCCGGGAAAATGACTCTATTCCAAACAGTGAATCCAAACTACCGGATTTCCGTGAATGATTTCACTAATTGGCCATGCTTTAATGATTTTTATCGTTGCTGCGCCAATAATTACTTCAGTTTTAATTTCTTTTACTGATTATGGTTACAATCATGCTGCGCCAGGTCAGACTGTTAACTGAGTTGGACTAAAACAATGAGGAAAATGGTGAGATTATCGCCAACTTGGACTGTTTCAATCACTAGCTTCAGTTCTTGGTTGAACAGCAATTTGGACAGTTTTATCAACACTATTTCCGATTGGTTTAGGAATTTTAATTGCAATTTTAACAAATTCGTCCCGAATTAAAGGTAAAAAGATTTTTCGGCTAATATTTATTTTACCTTGAGCAGTGCCTGCGTTTGTTTCTTTGTCTTTTATTCGTTCAATGTTTGCTGCTGATTCAAAAGGTTATATTAATTTAATTTTAATTAATTTAGGACTTATTAAAGACGGAATTTCTTGACTAAACCAAATTGGTACGGCCCGAGTTTTATTAATTGTTGTCCAGACTTGAATTAGTTATGCCTTTATTTTTATGCTTGTTACTGGAAATCTGCAGGCAATTTCGGGCGAAATTTACGAAGCTGGCGCCGTTGATGGGGCCTCAAAATCCCAAATTTTCTGAAAACTAACGCTTCCCCAATTGCTTCTGGGAATTGCGCCGATGTTAATTGGGCAATTTGTCGGCGCCTTTAATAACTTTACAACAATTTCAATTTTTACTGGCGGTGGTCCTGCTTATGCAAATGCCTCCCCATTTGGTGAGGCCTCAACTGACATTATTATTTCTTGGGTATTCAAGCTAACAACTCAAGGAATAAAAATTGATGGACACCAAGCTTTTGCCGCCGCACTTTCAACACTGGCAGCGCTAATTAGTATTAGTTTTGCCCTTCGTGGTTTTATAAAATCAATGCAAAGGAGATAA
- a CDS encoding sugar ABC transporter permease has protein sequence MNLLVSKIASFEFVAKNSSPKKRLNLSDERDIKPIELLWIFLNYLILISWSVVVLFPIVSLVIATFNVANTRLITITPFVFGFDNFTYLFTSERSYFFSWYGNTLTIALLTMIISTTAVALNSYAYSRFRFKGSKHSLTIIMLLQMIPATSSLIFLYILVQIGQIGGISPIFMLVIIYSGGAVSGNTFMLKAYLDSISRELDDSAKIDGCSNFGVFFKILLPVLRPAIIMVALWSFLTPFTDVILPRFVLFNIQDLTLAVGLETFINVEPKHVNAGAYAAGALLAALPALGLFMYLQKYIIGGLSEGAVKG, from the coding sequence ATGAACTTATTAGTGTCAAAAATTGCTAGTTTTGAGTTTGTTGCCAAAAATTCTAGTCCAAAAAAACGTCTAAATTTAAGTGATGAACGGGATATTAAACCAATTGAATTACTTTGAATTTTTCTTAATTATTTAATTTTAATTTCTTGGTCGGTTGTTGTTTTATTTCCAATAGTTTCGCTAGTTATTGCTACTTTTAATGTTGCTAATACTCGACTTATTACAATTACGCCGTTTGTTTTTGGTTTTGATAATTTCACTTATTTATTTACTTCTGAACGGTCTTATTTTTTCTCTTGATACGGAAATACGCTAACAATTGCACTTTTAACAATGATTATTTCAACTACCGCAGTTGCTTTAAATAGTTATGCTTATTCGCGTTTTCGCTTTAAAGGTTCAAAACATTCTTTGACAATAATTATGCTATTGCAAATGATTCCGGCAACTTCTTCGTTAATTTTTCTCTATATTTTAGTCCAAATTGGCCAAATTGGCGGAATTTCACCAATATTTATGTTAGTAATTATTTACTCAGGTGGGGCCGTTTCTGGAAATACTTTCATGCTTAAGGCTTATTTAGATAGTATTTCGCGCGAACTTGATGATTCAGCAAAAATTGATGGCTGTTCAAATTTTGGTGTTTTTTTCAAAATTTTATTACCGGTTTTACGACCTGCAATAATTATGGTTGCACTTTGATCTTTTTTAACACCATTTACCGATGTTATTTTACCAAGATTTGTGCTTTTCAATATTCAAGACTTAACTCTTGCTGTCGGGCTTGAAACTTTTATTAATGTCGAGCCAAAACATGTTAATGCTGGTGCTTATGCAGCTGGGGCTCTACTTGCGGCTCTTCCTGCGCTTGGTTTATTTATGTATTTACAAAAATACATAATTGGTGGACTTTCTGAAGGAGCGGTTAAAGGTTAA